In Carya illinoinensis cultivar Pawnee chromosome 9, C.illinoinensisPawnee_v1, whole genome shotgun sequence, the following are encoded in one genomic region:
- the LOC122277754 gene encoding UPF0481 protein At3g47200-like isoform X1 translates to MQKYIEKSLPNYLRNPHNLLMGINSKLTRLLLQEISRRKCHDFLQRTANYSRDPSPGAFHRRPYSKSRASLLEDVFEADVPEERSSVCIYKIPANMRWVERKAYEPNVVSIGPYHYGVERLQDMEELKQKFVRRLFDRSRENEVVEFELVKDAMGKLEEEARICYGEEIKLGSEEFVETMVIDGCFVVELLREAWQHQLRGHPIPFIKRWMLPALRRDLIMLENQLPFFVLNKLFEMTSSTPAELPPSLQQLALHFFNPLLQRGLEAPPPKSSTATEGVFEARHLLDLFRSSTLPIELARGKQPNMIRSITELKQAGVKVQRAKHLKPLDITYEEGVLKIPPIYIDDYKGTVIRNMVAFEKCHHSCHPDVTAYLFFFDGLINSAKDVGLLYCDEVLHHSLGSNKEVAKLVNNICKEIDMDVDESYLFMVVDDANSFFGSPYGKARAGLVRHYFSSWVVGISTLGAVFAVYLTLIQTATGVAGARDPLKDVSFSSHLKDSLLLPFFGTK, encoded by the coding sequence atgcaaaaatatattgagaaatcTTTACCGAATTACTTGCGTAATCCTCATAATTTGCTCATGGGGATTAATAGTAAGCTCACAAGGCTGCTGTTGCAGGAAATAAGCAGAAGAAAATGTCATGATTTCCTTCAAAGAACTGCTAATTATTCAAGAGATCCAAGTCCAGGTGCTTTCCATCGAAGGCCATACTCAAAGTCTAGAGCTTCACTGCTGGAAGACGTGTTTGAAGCTGATGTTCCAGAAGAAAGAAGCTCTGTCTGCATTTACAAGATCCCAGCTAATATGCGTTGGGTGGAAAGAAAGGCTTATGAACCCAACGTTGTCTCCATCGGTCCATACCATTATGGAGTAGAGCGGTTGCAAGACATGGAAGAGCTCAAACAGAAATTTGTTCGCCGCCTCTTTGATCGAAGCCGCGAGAATGAAGTAGTCGAGTTTGAGCTTGTAAAGGATGCCATGGGGAAACTTGAGGAAGAAGCTCGAATCTGCTATGGGGAAGAAATCAAACTAGGAAGTGAGGAATTTGTCGAGACGATGGTTATTGATGGCTGCTTCGTTGTTGAGCTGTTGAGAGAGGCATGGCAGCACCAGCTACGTGGACACCCAATACCTTTCATCAAAAGATGGATGTTGCCCGCTCTTCGTCGGGATCTGATCATGCTTGAAAACCAACTCCCTTTCTTTGTTctgaataaattatttgaaatgacAAGTAGCACTCCTGCTGAATTACCGCCATCTTTGCAACAGCTTGCACTTCACTTCTTTAATCCTTTATTGCAAAGAGGTTTGGAAGCACCCCCTCCAAAGAGCAGTACTGCAACTGAAGGAGTCTTCGAAGCAAGGCACTTGCTTGATCTTTTCCGCTCTAGTACTCTCCCGATCGAActggcaagagggaaacaaccCAACATGATCCGTTCAATAACAGAGCTAAAACAAGCGGGCGTCAAAGTTCAGAGAGCAAAACATCTCAAGCCACTTGACATAACATACGAGGAAGGTGTGCTGAAGATCCCTCCTATTTACATCGACGATTACAAGGGCACTGTGATTCGCAACATGGTGGCATTCGAGAAATGCCACCACAGTTGCCATCCAGACGTCACAGCGTACTTGTTTTTCTTCGACGGACTCATTAACTCGGCCAAGGACGTGGGACTTCTCTATTGTGATGAAGTTCTTCACCATTCTCTGGGCAGCAACAAAGAGGTTGCGAAACTTGTAAACAATATCTGCAAGGAGATTGATATGGATGTAGATGAGTCATATCTATTCATGGTGGTGGATGACGCCAACTCTTTCTTCGGTTCTCCTTATGGGAAAGCGAGAGCAGGATTGGTGCGGCACTACTTCAGCAGCTGGGTGGTGGGGATCTCGACTCTGGGTGCCGTTTTTGCTGTTTATCTCACCCTGATTCAGACTGCCACCGGAGTTGCAGGCGCCCGGGATCCCTTGAAAGATGTCAGCTTCTCCTCGCATCTGAAAGATTCCTTGTTGCTTCCTTTCTTTGGTACCAAATAA